A window from Rhizosphaericola mali encodes these proteins:
- a CDS encoding carboxy terminal-processing peptidase yields MLSKRTVPFLILVMLAGVLGSVSCKGKMKETDTTVQQQQLLMYIGMVLERDHYSPKPIDDAFSKVVFDKYMSSIDNQFLKDNFLQSDIDSLKGLYYTKLDDEIHGTAKMSFFLAAVEVLNRRSKEVDKFYNEILAKPFKFTDDETYQSDKDTNSIYKNSGLEVYKDQNNIYPKNDQERYDVWRKKLKYQTLTRFVDLQNQRDKAADTSSLKKKSDADLEKEAREAVKKMMDRAFKKSKSDFDEEQQYSLFVNTICKIMDPHTDYFPPIEKREFDAEMGNSFFGIGAQLQETPDGTIKIVDILKGLPAYRTGKMKVNDVIQKVAQGDGPAVDISGYSITDAVKLIRGAKGSVVTLTMKRATDGTVYVLSIVRDEVKQDELAARSAVINQNGKKIGYLYLPEFYNDFNNPNGAKCAVDVRNEIIKLKKDSIQGLVFDLRSNNGGSLMDVIQIVGLFVPQGPVVQVRDRNGKVEQLKDEDKDVLYDGPMTVMINNLSASAAEIFAAAIQDYHRGVIIGSDSYGKGTVQRQMMLGKANENGDPEFGALKLTFQKFYRVNGGSTQRKGVVPDVVLPDQYSILKLRETDAEFSLPYDKITPASITYYTPKYDAAKIVHASQTRVNENAIFTAIQKNIDWFKKNEDKPISLNLIKYKEERAAMSKINNKDDSLFILKQPLSVKIASDDYNKVYKNDDSAKGKRYQDWYKALGKDVYIKEASNTILDMISTKLVVTEPKKK; encoded by the coding sequence ATGTTAAGCAAGAGAACGGTCCCTTTTTTAATATTGGTGATGTTAGCAGGGGTCTTAGGCTCGGTCAGTTGTAAAGGAAAAATGAAAGAGACCGATACTACAGTACAGCAACAACAATTATTAATGTACATCGGCATGGTATTAGAGCGCGACCACTATAGTCCCAAACCGATTGATGATGCTTTTTCTAAAGTAGTTTTCGATAAATATATGTCTTCAATTGATAATCAATTTTTAAAAGACAATTTTTTACAATCCGATATTGATAGCCTTAAAGGTCTGTATTATACCAAATTGGATGACGAAATTCATGGTACTGCTAAAATGTCTTTCTTCTTAGCTGCAGTAGAGGTTTTAAATAGAAGGTCTAAAGAAGTAGATAAATTCTATAATGAAATTTTAGCTAAACCATTCAAATTTACGGATGACGAAACATACCAAAGTGATAAAGATACGAACTCCATATATAAAAATTCGGGATTGGAAGTTTACAAAGATCAAAATAATATTTATCCCAAAAATGATCAAGAACGTTACGATGTTTGGCGTAAGAAATTGAAATACCAAACATTAACTCGTTTTGTTGACTTACAAAATCAAAGAGATAAAGCAGCAGACACCTCTTCTTTAAAGAAAAAATCAGATGCTGATTTGGAAAAAGAAGCTAGAGAGGCCGTTAAAAAAATGATGGATCGTGCCTTCAAAAAATCAAAATCTGATTTTGATGAAGAGCAACAATATTCCCTTTTTGTAAATACAATTTGCAAAATTATGGATCCTCATACCGATTATTTCCCTCCAATTGAAAAGAGAGAATTTGATGCGGAAATGGGAAATAGTTTCTTTGGTATCGGTGCGCAATTACAAGAAACGCCAGATGGTACCATCAAAATTGTGGATATTCTAAAAGGGCTACCAGCTTATAGAACTGGTAAAATGAAAGTCAATGACGTTATCCAAAAAGTTGCACAAGGCGATGGACCTGCTGTTGACATTAGCGGATACTCCATTACAGATGCAGTGAAATTGATCCGTGGAGCAAAAGGATCTGTAGTTACTTTGACGATGAAACGTGCAACAGACGGTACAGTTTATGTACTTTCTATTGTAAGAGATGAAGTAAAACAAGATGAGTTGGCTGCAAGAAGTGCGGTTATCAATCAAAATGGTAAAAAAATCGGCTACCTATATTTACCTGAATTTTATAATGATTTCAATAATCCTAACGGTGCAAAATGTGCGGTCGACGTTCGTAATGAGATTATTAAATTAAAAAAAGATAGTATCCAAGGTCTTGTTTTTGATTTACGTTCTAACAATGGAGGTTCTTTAATGGATGTAATTCAAATCGTTGGATTATTTGTCCCACAAGGACCAGTTGTTCAAGTTAGAGACAGAAATGGAAAAGTAGAACAATTAAAAGACGAAGATAAAGATGTATTATATGACGGCCCTATGACAGTTATGATTAATAATCTAAGTGCTTCTGCTGCAGAGATTTTTGCCGCAGCCATCCAAGATTATCACAGAGGTGTGATTATCGGAAGTGATAGTTACGGAAAAGGCACTGTGCAACGTCAGATGATGCTAGGTAAAGCAAATGAAAATGGTGATCCAGAATTTGGAGCATTAAAACTTACTTTCCAAAAATTTTACAGGGTCAATGGGGGTTCTACACAGAGAAAAGGAGTTGTACCAGATGTTGTATTACCTGATCAATATTCCATTTTGAAATTAAGAGAAACGGATGCAGAATTTTCCTTACCATACGATAAAATAACACCAGCTAGTATTACTTACTATACGCCAAAATATGATGCCGCAAAAATTGTACATGCTTCTCAAACAAGAGTGAATGAAAATGCGATTTTTACTGCAATTCAGAAAAACATTGATTGGTTCAAGAAAAATGAGGATAAACCTATAAGTCTTAATTTGATCAAATACAAAGAAGAGCGTGCTGCAATGTCCAAAATCAATAATAAAGACGATAGTTTGTTTATCTTAAAACAACCTTTATCTGTAAAAATTGCAAGCGATGATTACAATAAAGTATATAAAAATGATGATTCTGCAAAAGGAAAACGCTATCAAGATTGGTACAAAGCTCTAGGTAAGGATGTATATATAAAAGAGGCTTCTAATACAATTTTGGACATGATCTCCACAAAATTAGTCGTAACAGAACCGAAAAAGAAA